One stretch of Methyloversatilis sp. RAC08 DNA includes these proteins:
- the pufM gene encoding photosynthetic reaction center subunit M — MAEYQNIFTQVQVHGPAFPGVSIGRDDRERMGKPTDVHLFGRLGDAQIGPIYLGWLGIASIVCFLVAFEIIGLNMLASVNWSPIEFVRQLFWLGLEPPPPEYGLKLPPLNQGGWWLMAGFFLTLSIMLWWLRMYRRAKALGMGTHVAWAFAAAIWLYLVLGFIRPLLMGSWSEAVPFGIFPHLDWTAAFSIRYGNLFYNPFHMLSIAFLYGSALLFAMHGATILAVSRFGGEREIEQIVDRGTASERAALFWRWTMGFNASMESIHRWAWWFAVLCPLTGGIGILLTGTVVDNWYLWAVKHHVAPMYPAVFGVVVDPATLQGAQQ, encoded by the coding sequence ATGGCGGAATACCAGAATATTTTCACCCAGGTCCAGGTACATGGACCCGCCTTCCCGGGCGTCTCGATCGGTCGCGACGACCGTGAGCGGATGGGCAAACCCACGGATGTGCATCTGTTCGGCAGGCTGGGCGATGCACAGATCGGCCCGATCTATCTGGGCTGGCTGGGTATCGCATCGATCGTCTGTTTCCTGGTCGCGTTCGAGATCATCGGCCTCAACATGCTGGCGTCGGTCAACTGGAGTCCGATCGAGTTCGTGCGCCAGCTGTTCTGGCTGGGGCTCGAGCCGCCGCCGCCGGAATACGGATTGAAGTTGCCGCCGCTCAATCAGGGTGGCTGGTGGCTGATGGCCGGCTTCTTCCTGACGCTGTCGATCATGCTGTGGTGGCTGCGCATGTACCGCCGCGCCAAGGCGCTCGGCATGGGCACTCACGTGGCCTGGGCCTTCGCCGCGGCGATCTGGCTCTATCTCGTGCTCGGCTTCATCCGTCCGCTGCTGATGGGTTCCTGGTCGGAAGCGGTGCCATTCGGCATCTTTCCCCACCTTGACTGGACGGCTGCGTTCTCGATCCGCTACGGCAATCTGTTCTACAACCCGTTCCACATGCTGTCGATCGCCTTCCTCTACGGTTCGGCGCTGCTGTTCGCCATGCACGGTGCAACCATCCTTGCGGTGAGCCGCTTCGGTGGCGAACGCGAAATCGAACAGATCGTCGATCGCGGTACGGCATCGGAACGTGCCGCACTGTTCTGGCGCTGGACGATGGGTTTCAACGCGTCGATGGAATCCATCCACCGCTGGGCCTGGTGGTTCGCAGTGCTGTGCCCGCTGACCGGCGGCATCGGCATCCTGCTCACCGGCACCGTGGTCGACAACTGGTATCTGTGGGCGGTCAAGCATCACGTCGCCCCGATGTACCCCGCGGTATTCGGCGTCGTTGTCGATCCCGCAACGCTGCAAGGAGCGCAACAATGA
- the pufL gene encoding photosynthetic reaction center subunit L: protein MLSFERKYRVRGGTLIGGDLFDFWVGPFYVGFFGVTTMFFSLVGTLLIVWSASQGPTWNLWQINVAPPDLSYGLGMAPLMEGGLWQLITVCAIGAFVSWALREVEICRKLGIGYHVPVAFGFAILAYVTLVVFRPILMGAWGHGFPYGIMSHLDWVSNTGYQYLHFHYNPAHMLAVSFFFATTLALSLHGALILSSTNPAKGEVVKTPDHENTFFRDAIGYSIGTLGVHRLGLFLALSAVFWSAVCIIISGPFWTRGWPEWWSWWLNLPVWR, encoded by the coding sequence ATGCTCAGTTTTGAAAGAAAGTACCGCGTCCGCGGTGGCACGCTGATAGGCGGAGACCTGTTCGATTTCTGGGTAGGCCCCTTCTATGTAGGATTCTTCGGCGTCACCACGATGTTCTTTTCCCTCGTGGGAACGCTGCTCATCGTCTGGAGTGCCTCGCAGGGACCGACCTGGAATCTGTGGCAGATCAACGTTGCGCCGCCCGACCTGAGTTACGGGCTGGGCATGGCGCCGCTGATGGAAGGCGGGCTCTGGCAGTTGATCACGGTGTGTGCAATCGGTGCCTTTGTGTCCTGGGCGCTGCGTGAAGTTGAAATATGTCGCAAGCTTGGCATCGGTTATCACGTTCCGGTGGCATTCGGTTTCGCGATCCTGGCTTACGTGACCCTGGTCGTGTTCCGGCCCATCCTGATGGGTGCGTGGGGCCACGGATTCCCTTACGGCATCATGAGTCACCTGGACTGGGTTTCGAATACCGGTTACCAGTATCTGCACTTCCATTACAACCCGGCGCACATGCTGGCGGTGAGCTTCTTCTTTGCCACCACTCTCGCACTGTCGCTGCACGGCGCGCTCATCCTGTCCTCGACCAACCCTGCCAAGGGCGAAGTGGTCAAGACGCCGGATCATGAAAACACTTTCTTCCGCGATGCGATCGGCTACTCGATCGGCACGCTCGGTGTGCACCGTCTCGGGCTGTTCCTTGCGCTGTCGGCGGTCTTCTGGAGTGCCGTGTGCATCATCATCAGCGGCCCGTTCTGGACGCGCGGCTGGCCCGAATGGTGGAGCTGGTGGCTCAACCTCCCCGTGTGGCGCTAA